The following coding sequences lie in one Benincasa hispida cultivar B227 chromosome 6, ASM972705v1, whole genome shotgun sequence genomic window:
- the LOC120079283 gene encoding UPF0329 protein ECU05_1680/ECU11_0050-like, whose amino-acid sequence MDDWVDDGYRGRGSERRRNDNTIVPADTMTTLAIQMAPVALEEVEAKKLPETTEEKKKKNKEKRAEEDEEAQPRKREESNKSSEKRERRREGKHLKKKEEKRKEAESQKSMENQPPQKVDEGMSM is encoded by the exons ATGGATGACTGGGTGGATGACGGGTACAGGGGTAGAGGCTCCGAGAGAAGAAGGAATGATAATACCATTGTACCAGCGGATACAATGACAACTTTGGCCATACAAATGGCCCCG GTTGCTTTGGAGGAGGTGGAAGCGAAGAAGCTGCCTGAAACGactgaggagaagaagaaaaaaaataaggagaAGAGggcagaagaagatgaagaagcccAACCAAGGAAGAGAGAAGAAAGTAATAAATCGAGTGAGAAGAGGGAACGTAGGCGAGAAGGGAAGCAcctgaagaagaaggaagaaaagagaaaagaggcTGAGAGTCAGAAGTcgatggagaatcaaccaccACAAAAGGTGGATGAAGGAATGTCAATGTAA